One genomic window of Ilyobacter polytropus DSM 2926 includes the following:
- a CDS encoding type 1 glutamine amidotransferase domain-containing protein yields the protein MKLKGINVLAVLSDDFEDLEFWVPVMRLREEGANVVIAGIEKNKKYIGKYGVPAESIHSFLDLSHDDFHGILIPGGWSPDKLRRYPELLKIIKDMNKEKKVIGQICHAAWVTISAKVVNGKNVTSTPGIRDDLENAGAIWHDDAVVVDENFVSSRRPPDIPDYNRELVKAFLKLK from the coding sequence ATGAAATTAAAAGGCATCAATGTACTTGCTGTCTTAAGTGACGATTTTGAAGATTTAGAATTTTGGGTGCCTGTTATGAGACTTCGTGAAGAAGGAGCAAATGTTGTCATAGCAGGAATTGAAAAAAATAAAAAATACATCGGTAAATACGGTGTACCAGCTGAATCAATCCACTCTTTTTTAGACCTTTCCCACGATGATTTCCATGGAATTCTAATTCCAGGTGGATGGTCCCCTGATAAACTCAGAAGATATCCGGAACTTTTAAAAATTATAAAAGACATGAATAAAGAGAAAAAAGTAATAGGTCAGATATGCCATGCTGCATGGGTCACTATATCCGCCAAGGTTGTAAATGGAAAAAATGTGACCAGCACCCCTGGTATAAGAGATGACTTGGAAAATGCCGGAGCTATATGGCATGACGACGCTGTGGTGGTTGATGAAAACTTTGTTTCCAGCAGAAGGCCCCCAGATATTCCCGATTACAACAGGGAACTGGTAAAAGCTTTTTTAAAGCTTAAATAA
- a CDS encoding GIY-YIG nuclease family protein has translation MKDKKRNIKKIEGYNFKFICKINLETEKGDLIEHSHQDEFSNLEKKKLNPYGKEKFCKFRIPKIKSSGVYCIMEDNKVVYIGECLNLGLRFNSGYGVISSRNCFEGFQTVNCKINSLILRSYKEKSKLELYFLKTSNRKKLKKELRRIIKPVWNEKKVVFSSDEILESPRIPKDSDIDMIKNKDSKYGKYWKIFNFLKNEKAESIEVSLSKLEDILGFKLPKSARAYKAWWSNGGHSHSKNWMDAGYKVKVVSLGKKICFYKN, from the coding sequence ATGAAAGATAAAAAAAGAAATATAAAGAAAATTGAAGGATATAATTTTAAATTTATATGCAAAATAAATCTCGAGACTGAAAAGGGTGACTTAATTGAACACTCTCATCAAGATGAATTTAGTAATTTGGAAAAAAAGAAGCTTAACCCCTACGGGAAAGAAAAATTTTGTAAGTTTAGAATTCCAAAGATAAAAAGTTCCGGGGTATACTGCATAATGGAAGATAATAAGGTGGTTTATATAGGTGAATGTCTCAACTTAGGACTAAGGTTCAACTCTGGATATGGGGTAATATCTTCTAGAAATTGTTTTGAAGGGTTTCAGACTGTGAACTGCAAGATAAATAGTCTTATATTGAGGTCATATAAAGAAAAGTCAAAGTTAGAACTTTATTTTTTAAAAACCTCCAATAGGAAAAAATTAAAAAAAGAGTTACGGAGAATAATTAAACCTGTGTGGAATGAAAAAAAAGTTGTTTTTAGTTCTGATGAAATTTTAGAGTCTCCAAGAATACCGAAAGACAGCGACATAGATATGATTAAAAATAAGGACAGTAAGTATGGTAAATACTGGAAAATATTCAACTTTTTAAAAAATGAAAAGGCAGAGAGTATAGAGGTGTCTCTATCAAAACTAGAGGATATTTTAGGATTTAAACTTCCAAAGTCAGCCCGTGCTTATAAGGCCTGGTGGTCAAATGGTGGACATTCCCACTCAAAAAACTGGATGGATGCAGGCTATAAGGTAAAGGTCGTATCCCTTGGAAAAAAGATATGTTTTTATAAAAATTAA
- a CDS encoding sulfite exporter TauE/SafE family protein, with the protein MIYIILAVGALIAGVITAIAGGGGMLIMAILMMVDMPIKMIIGTNRLSALMDNGTSAYHYNKNGNVNKTFLKYAIIPGAIGTIAGTKMLAMMDGKVLERLIPMILIALVIHSLTSKKVGIESNFEGFTKKTIAMGIIVTFIIGVYMGFFGMAAGSFFALALVYIFKFDFLEAVATVKPLLFLMGVTSIFFYAAEGLIDYKYALFITVFRILGSRFGSGYASKKGSKLVKPVFLTLCMAIVLKDVFY; encoded by the coding sequence ATGATATATATAATTCTCGCAGTGGGAGCCTTGATAGCAGGAGTTATAACTGCTATTGCAGGGGGCGGAGGAATGCTCATAATGGCTATTCTGATGATGGTGGATATGCCTATAAAAATGATAATAGGGACCAACAGGCTAAGTGCCCTGATGGATAACGGTACCAGTGCGTATCACTACAATAAAAATGGTAATGTAAATAAAACATTTTTGAAATATGCAATTATACCTGGTGCTATAGGAACCATAGCAGGGACAAAGATGCTGGCTATGATGGACGGAAAAGTCCTTGAAAGACTAATTCCTATGATACTTATAGCCCTTGTGATACATTCCCTTACCTCTAAAAAGGTTGGGATAGAAAGCAATTTTGAAGGGTTCACCAAAAAGACCATTGCCATGGGAATAATTGTCACCTTTATTATAGGGGTTTATATGGGATTTTTCGGTATGGCAGCAGGAAGTTTTTTTGCCCTTGCCCTTGTTTATATATTTAAATTTGATTTTTTGGAGGCAGTTGCTACAGTGAAGCCTCTCCTTTTTCTCATGGGAGTGACTTCTATATTTTTTTATGCTGCAGAAGGTCTGATAGATTATAAATATGCTTTATTTATAACTGTTTTTAGAATTCTAGGAAGTCGTTTTGGAAGTGGATATGCAAGTAAGAAAGGTTCCAAACTTGTAAAACCTGTTTTTTTGACTCTCTGTATGGCAATAGTTCTGAAAGATGTATTTTATTGA